The following coding sequences lie in one Arachis ipaensis cultivar K30076 chromosome B05, Araip1.1, whole genome shotgun sequence genomic window:
- the LOC107641260 gene encoding uncharacterized protein LOC107641260, which produces MQESAINLLCTIITTFQSSINQNHYESIECAIAIKLLSKESNECSSDIAKKLAYCLALLPKSKEDEESWSVMLQKLLILTNDKLNFAFQEKRVNWGLRFLTSIWGPN; this is translated from the exons ATGCAGGAGAGCGCAATTAATTTGTTGTGTACCATAATTACGACATTTCAATCTTCTATTAATCAGAATCATTATGAAAGT ATTGAATGTGCTATTGCTATAAAACTTTTGTCCAAAGAGTCCAACGAATGCAGTTCTGATATTGCAAAG AAACTTGCATATTGCCTTGCATTGCTTCCGAAAtcaaaagaagatgaagaaagctGGTCTGTGATGCTACAGAAGCTCTTGATTTTGacaaatgataaattaaattttgcCTTTCAAGAGAAGAGAGTCAATTGGGGATTAAGGTTTTTAACTTCAATTTGGGGACCAAATTGA
- the LOC107644359 gene encoding aldehyde dehydrogenase family 2 member C4 isoform X2, translated as MSIDISDGHVKIPTTVKFTKLFINGQFVDSLSGSEFETIDPRTGEVIARISEGRKEDIDAAVEAAREAFDTGPWPRMPGAERAKIMLKWADLIDQNASELAALDAIDAGKLYNRCKAHEIPAAANMLRYYAGAADKIHGEVLKASGEFHAYTLMEPVGVVGHIIPWNFPSNMFFIKVSPALAAGCTMVLKPAEQTPLSALFYAHLAKQAGIPDGVLNVVPGFGPTAGAAISSHMNVDKVSFTGSTEVGREIMHAAASSNLKQVSLELGGKSPLLIFDDADVDKAASLALLGIVYNKGEICVASSRVFVQEGIYDEFEKKLVEKAKAWVVGDPFDPKSQQGPQIDKKQFEKILSYIEHGKKEGATLLCGGKRLGDKGYYIEPTIFSNVKGDMLIAQDEIFGPVMSLMKFKWKIETGLLKRQL; from the exons ATGTCTATTGATATCTCCGATGGCCACGTCAAGATTCCCACCACCGTGAAGTTCACCAAGCTCTTCATCAATGGACAATTTGTCGATTCCCTTTCAG GGAGTGAGTTTGAGACAATAGATCCAAGAACAGGAGAGGTAATTGCGAGAATCTcggaaggaagaaaagaagatatTGATGCTGCCGTCGAAGCGGCGCGTGAAGCATTTGACACCGGTCCATGGCCTCGCATGCCCGGAGCT GAGAGGGCCAAAATCATGCTGAAATGGGCAGATCTGATTGATCAAAACGCATCAGAGTTAGCAGCATTGGATGCCATTGATGCTGGAAAGTTGTACAATAGGTGCAAGGCCCATGAAATTCCTGCAGCAGCAAATATGCTGCGCTACTATGCCGGTGCTGCCGATAAGATCCATGGTGAGGTGCTAAAAGCATCTGGAGAGTTCCATGCATATACTTTGATGGAACCGGTTGGTGTTGTTGGACACATCATTCCATGGAATTTTCCTAGTAATATGTTTTTCATTAAGGTTAGTCCAGCATTGGCTGCTGGTTGCACCATGGTACTTAAACCTGCCGAACAAACACCGCTGTCGGCTTTGTTTTATGCTCATTTAGCTAAGCAG GCTGGAATTCCAGATGGTGTGCTCAATGTAGTACCAGGATTTGGACCCACTGCTGGTGCCGCAATATCCTCACACATGAATGTTGATAAG GTTAGCTTCACCGGTTCGACAGAGGTAGGCCGTGAAATAATGCATGCTGCAGCTAGCAGCAACTTGAAACAAGTGTCACTTGAATTAGGAGGAAAGTCACCTCTTCTAATTTTTGATGATGCTGATGTGGATAAAGCTGCTAGCCTTGCTCTCTTGGGCATAGTATATAACAAG gGTGAGATATGTGTTGCAAGTTCACGTGTGTTTGTTCAGGAAGGGATATATGATGAATTTGAGAAGAAGTTGGTAGAGAAAGCAAAAGCTTGGGTTGTTGGAGATCCTTTTGACCCTAAATCTCAGCAAGGCCCTCAG ATTGATAAAAAGCAATTTGAAAAAATTCTTTCCTACATAGAGCATGGAAAGAAAGAAGGAGCCACCCTTTTATGTGGGGGTAAAAGATTAGGAGACAAGGGCTACTACATTGAGCCAACAATTTTCTCTAATGTTAAG GGGGACATGCTTATAGCACAAGATGAAATATTTGGCCCTGTGATGTCACTAATGAAATTCAA ATGGAAAATTGAAACAGGACTATTGAAGAGGCAATTATGA
- the LOC107644359 gene encoding aldehyde dehydrogenase family 2 member C4 isoform X1: MSIDISDGHVKIPTTVKFTKLFINGQFVDSLSGSEFETIDPRTGEVIARISEGRKEDIDAAVEAAREAFDTGPWPRMPGAERAKIMLKWADLIDQNASELAALDAIDAGKLYNRCKAHEIPAAANMLRYYAGAADKIHGEVLKASGEFHAYTLMEPVGVVGHIIPWNFPSNMFFIKVSPALAAGCTMVLKPAEQTPLSALFYAHLAKQAGIPDGVLNVVPGFGPTAGAAISSHMNVDKVSFTGSTEVGREIMHAAASSNLKQVSLELGGKSPLLIFDDADVDKAASLALLGIVYNKGEICVASSRVFVQEGIYDEFEKKLVEKAKAWVVGDPFDPKSQQGPQIDKKQFEKILSYIEHGKKEGATLLCGGKRLGDKGYYIEPTIFSNVKGDMLIAQDEIFGPVMSLMKFKTIEEAIMRANNTKYGLAAGIVTKNLDIANTVSRSIRAGIVWINCYFIFGSDIPYGGYKQSGFGREYGMQALHQYLQQKSVVTPIYNSPWL; the protein is encoded by the exons ATGTCTATTGATATCTCCGATGGCCACGTCAAGATTCCCACCACCGTGAAGTTCACCAAGCTCTTCATCAATGGACAATTTGTCGATTCCCTTTCAG GGAGTGAGTTTGAGACAATAGATCCAAGAACAGGAGAGGTAATTGCGAGAATCTcggaaggaagaaaagaagatatTGATGCTGCCGTCGAAGCGGCGCGTGAAGCATTTGACACCGGTCCATGGCCTCGCATGCCCGGAGCT GAGAGGGCCAAAATCATGCTGAAATGGGCAGATCTGATTGATCAAAACGCATCAGAGTTAGCAGCATTGGATGCCATTGATGCTGGAAAGTTGTACAATAGGTGCAAGGCCCATGAAATTCCTGCAGCAGCAAATATGCTGCGCTACTATGCCGGTGCTGCCGATAAGATCCATGGTGAGGTGCTAAAAGCATCTGGAGAGTTCCATGCATATACTTTGATGGAACCGGTTGGTGTTGTTGGACACATCATTCCATGGAATTTTCCTAGTAATATGTTTTTCATTAAGGTTAGTCCAGCATTGGCTGCTGGTTGCACCATGGTACTTAAACCTGCCGAACAAACACCGCTGTCGGCTTTGTTTTATGCTCATTTAGCTAAGCAG GCTGGAATTCCAGATGGTGTGCTCAATGTAGTACCAGGATTTGGACCCACTGCTGGTGCCGCAATATCCTCACACATGAATGTTGATAAG GTTAGCTTCACCGGTTCGACAGAGGTAGGCCGTGAAATAATGCATGCTGCAGCTAGCAGCAACTTGAAACAAGTGTCACTTGAATTAGGAGGAAAGTCACCTCTTCTAATTTTTGATGATGCTGATGTGGATAAAGCTGCTAGCCTTGCTCTCTTGGGCATAGTATATAACAAG gGTGAGATATGTGTTGCAAGTTCACGTGTGTTTGTTCAGGAAGGGATATATGATGAATTTGAGAAGAAGTTGGTAGAGAAAGCAAAAGCTTGGGTTGTTGGAGATCCTTTTGACCCTAAATCTCAGCAAGGCCCTCAG ATTGATAAAAAGCAATTTGAAAAAATTCTTTCCTACATAGAGCATGGAAAGAAAGAAGGAGCCACCCTTTTATGTGGGGGTAAAAGATTAGGAGACAAGGGCTACTACATTGAGCCAACAATTTTCTCTAATGTTAAG GGGGACATGCTTATAGCACAAGATGAAATATTTGGCCCTGTGATGTCACTAATGAAATTCAA GACTATTGAAGAGGCAATTATGAGGGCTAATAACACTAAGTATGGGCTAGCAGCAGGAATTGTGACAAAAAATTTGGATATTGCAAACACAGTGTCCAGATCCATTCGTGCAGGCATTGTTTGGATCAACTGCTATTTCATATTTGGGAGTGACATTCCTTATGGAGGGTATAAGCAGAGTGGATTTGGAAGAGAATATGGAATGCAAGCACTCCACCAGTACCTACAACAGAAATCTGTTGTAACTCCAATTTACAACTCTCCTTGGCTTTGA